Genomic window (Cellulosilyticum lentocellum DSM 5427):
AAGAAGTTGGTAGAACAGGTATTACCCGTATGCAACGATACAAAGGTCTAGGAGAGATGAATGCTGAACAGCTTTGGGAAACAACCATGGATCCTGAATCAAGAGTACTTGTTAAAGTAAATATTGATGATGCAGCAGCAGCAGATGAAATCTTTACTAAGCTTATGGGTGATGATGTTGAACCAAGACGCCAGTTCATTAATGAACATGCTCATAAAGTAACTTATCTAGATATTTAAGGGCAAGGAGAATAATAAATGGATACAAATGATGTAACTTATGACAGAATTATTCATAGAGATATTAACGATGAGATGCAAAACTGTTATATTGATTACGCTATGAGTGTAATCGTATCTCGTGCCCTTCCAGATGTACGAGATGGATTAAAACCAGTTCATCGTCGTATTTTATACTCTATGAGTGAATTAGGGTTAGGTTCAGATAAACAATATAGGAAATCAGCACGTATTGTCGGGGATACCATGGGTAAATATCACCCTCATGGTGATTCTTCAATTTATGGTGCGATGGTACGCATGGCGCAAGAATTCTCTACGAGATATCCTCTTGTAGATGGACAAGGTAACTTTGGTTCTATTGATGGCGATAGTCCGGCTGCTATGCGTTATACTGAAGCACGTATGAGTAAAATGACAGCTCTCATGCTAGCTGATATTGATAAAGATACGGTTGAATTTAGACCAAACTTTGATGAATCATCTAAGGAACCCTGTGTTTTACCATCAAGATTTCCAAACCTATTGGTTAATGGTTCATCAGGTATTGCTGTAGGTATGGCAACTAATATTCCACCTCATAACTTGACTGAGGTTGTAAACGGTGTTATTAGAATGATCGATAACTATATGGGAGAAAATGAAGAGCACGAAGTTCGTGAAACAGAGATAGAAGAACTTATGGCTATCATTGAAGGCCCAGACTTCCCTACAGGTGCTACTATATATGGACGATATGGAATTGACCAAGCTTATAGGACCGGTAGAGGTAAAGTAAAAGTTAAAGCTAAAGCTGAAATTGAAGCAATGCAAGGTGGAAAGAATCGCATTGTTGTTACAGAGATTCCTTACATGGTTAATAAGTCATCACTTATTGAAAAGATGGCAGACTTAGTTAAAGAAAGAAAAATAGATGGTATTACAGATATTCGTGATGAATCAGATAGAAATGGTATTTCTATGGTGATTGAGCTTAGAAGAGATGTAAATCCAACAGTTATCTTAAATCAGCTTTATAAATATACCCAATTACAAGATACTTTTAGTATCAATATGCTTGCTTTAGTAGATGATAAACCTAAAGTTCTTAACTTAAAGCAAATTCTTGAAGAGTATTTAAAACATCAAAAAGAAGTTGTAACAAGAAGAACGCAGTTTGAATTAAATAAAGCTGAGGCTAGAGCACACATATTAGAAGGACTTCGTAAAGCTTTAGATAATATTGATTTAGTAGTTTCTCTTATTCGTGAATCAGCAAATGTTCAAGAAGCTAAAGATAAGTTAATGGAAGCTATTGAGCTTACTGAAATTCAAGCTCAGGCAATTGTTGAGATGAGACTTCGTGCTTTAACAGGTCTTGAAAGAGAAAAGATTGATCAAGAGTATGCAGAACTCCTTGAAAAAATTGAATACTTAAAATCAATTTTAGCTAGTGAGTATAAATTATTAAGTGTTATTAAAGATGAAATTACAGAAGTAAAACAAAAATATGGTGATGGGCGTAGAACTGATATTACGATTGATGAAGATGAATATGATATTGAAGATCTTATTGATGAAGAGAATATCGTTGTAACAATCACTCAATTAGGTTATATCAAACGTATTCCATTAGATACCTATAAAAATCAAAATAGAGGCGGTAAAGGAATCATTGGTGTTAATACAATTGAAGATGACTTTATCAAACAACTTTTCGTAACCACTAACTTTAATTATATTATGTTCTTCACTAATAAGGGGAAGGCATATCGTATAAAAGGTTATAGAATTCCTGAAGCAGGAAGAACTGCTAGAGGAACAGCTATTGTTAACTTATTAGAGTTAGATAAAGATGAAAAAATTACTGCAGTATTTCCAATTAAAGAATTTGAAGATAATACATTCTTAACAATGGTTACTAAAAAAGGACAAATTAAGAAAACACCTCTAAAGGATTTTAGGAACATTAGGAAAGGTGGGCTTATTGCACTTTCTCTTAACGAAGAAGATGAGCTAGTTGATGTACATCAAACTACATCAAAAGATGCTATTTTAGTAGCCACTAGAAATGGTCAAGGGATTATGTTCGATGCAACAGATGTAAGACCAATGGGTAGAACAGCAAGAGGTGTACGTGCTATTAATCTAGGTGAAACTGATGAGGTGATAGGAGCAACTGTACCAAAAGAAGGTGAACAGATTCTTACAACTACAGAAAAAGGGTTAGGCAAGAGAACACAAATAGAAGCTTTCAGGGCTCAAAAACGTGGTGGTAAGGGATTAAGAATTAATAAAATTACTGAAAAAACAGGTTGTATTATTGGTGTTGCTTCAGTAAGTGAAGAAGATGAGTTACTACTTATTACTTCTCAGGGTATTATTATTCGTATTAAAGTTGCACAAATTTCTTCTATAGGTCGAAATGCTCAAGGTGTTAAATTAATAAATGTTGCTGATGATGTACAGGTTGTATGTATGGAAAAAGTAAATGAAGAATTCATTGATGATAATGTTGAGGAAGCTTCTATAACAGAAGTATCCGATGAAGACATTGTTGATGAACAAGAATAAGTAGAGAAATAAATGAAGAAGGTAATCTTATTTATTCTTTGCACAGTAGTAATAATAACAAGTGTAGGTGGGGCATATATCTATTATGTTAAACATAGTGGTGGTGCGCTGCCTACTTTTATAAATAAACCTACATCAAGTAAAAAGTATATCATCAAAAAAGCAGGGAATATCGTAGCAGAGGCTGATACTGAAGAGGAAGCTGTGTCAAAAGCAGAAAAGATTAAAAGGAGTATAGCGATTAATACATTGAATAATGAATGGGTTTATAGTAGTTTTAAACCTTTTCTTATTATTACAGATACAGCAGTGCATGACTTTGATAACTTCAAAGAAGCAGTTAATTATGCTAAAGATAATAATCATGAGAAAATCTATTTTAATAGTGACTCAAACCTTGTTTGGAAAAATCAAAATAAGGAAATAGAGATAGAGCCCCTTAATGTTCCTTTGATTAGGCAATATCCAGAATTACCCAGGGGCTGTGAAGTAACTTCACTTGCAATGCTACTTCAATATATGAATATAGATATTGATAAAATGACATTGGCTAAAAACATAAAAAAAGACGATACTACTTATTATAAGGATAATAAGGGAAGAATCTATTATGGTAATCCATATGATGGATTTGTGGGAGACATGTACAATATCAAAAATAATGGATATGGTGTGTATCATGGACCAATAACTGAGTTAGCTAAAGAATATGTTGGAGATAGTGCAATCGATTTAACAGGAGTAGAATTTAGTGACATTACTTATTTTTTAAAACAGGGATATCCTATATGGGTGATTACTAATGCAACATATAAACCTCTAAATGATACATATTTTGAAATCTGGCATACTCCATCTGGAATTGTAAAAACGACTAATAAATTACATGCTGTTATAATAACTGGTATTGATAAAGAGAATGTATATATTAATGATCCTTTTTCGACTTATCCTAATAAAGCCGTAAATAAAAATGATTTTAAATTAGCGTGGGAACAAATGGGACATCAAGCAATTACAATTATAAAATAGAAATAGGGAGAAATAATAAGAAAAATTCTTATTTTATTTAAAAATATTTACTTTATACTAAATATTAATTGTAAACTACTGTATAAGATGATATCATAATACATAAGATGTTATTATTTATCATTCCAACAAATACTTTACTCATTTAAATTGGAATAAGAATATAAGCTAGTAAAAAGTATTCTTTTCCTATGAAATAAGAAACTGTGCAAATAACAAATTAATAAATGAGTTAAGATATTTTTATACGTGAAAGGTAAAGCATCAAAGATATTCCAACAAATTTTACCCTTACGTTTTAATACGGAAGGGTCTTTTTATATTAAAAAAATGATATTAAAAAAGGCTTGACATAAAGAATAACATTTGATAATATATATCTTGTCCTGAGAAAACAGGGAATAATAAATATTGATAATTCGGAGAAGTACTCAAGTTGGCCGAAGAGGTGCCCCTGCTAAGGGTATAGGTCGGGTTAACCGGCGCGAGGGTTCGAATCCCTCCTTCTCCGCTTTGTTTTTTGAAGAAAAAACAAAAAAGCTTGACATAAGTTAAGGAATAATTTATACTTATGAAAGTGCTTAAAAATGAACTTTGAAAACAAAATAGTAACTATAAACCAGTCGATTCATTACGTCTCTAATAAGAGATGAGAATCAGTACAACTTGTACTAAGTAAAATGGTCAGTAGTAGAGATACTACATGGACAAACTTTTTTATGAGAGTTTGATCCTGGCTCAGGATGAACGCTGGCGGCGTGCTTAACACATGCAAGTCGAACGAACTGCGAGGAGCTTGCTCCTCAAGGTTAGTGGCGGACGGGTGAGTAACGCGTGGGTAACCTGCCCTATGCAGGGGGATAACGTTTGGAAACGAACGCTAATACCGCATAAACTATCGGTAATCGCATGATTATTATAGTAAAGATTTATCGGCATAGGATGGACCCGCGTTGGATTAGCTAGTTGGTGAGATAACAGCCCACCAAGGCGACGATCCATAGCCGGCCTGAGAGGGTGAACGGCCACATTGGGACTGAGACACGGCCCAAACTCCTACGGGAGGCAGCAGTGGGGAATATTGCACAATGGGCGCAAGCCTGATGCAGCGACGCCGCGTGAAGGAAGAAGGTCTTCGGATTGTAAACTTCTATCAGCAGGGAAGAAAAAATGACGGTACCTGACTAAGAAGCTCCGGCTAACTACGTGCCAGCAGCCGCGGTAATACGTAGGGAGCGAGCGTTATCCGGATTTACTGGGTGTAAAGGGTGCGTAGGCGGTTTGTTAAGTCAGAAGTGAAATTTAGGGGCTCAACCTCTAAGCTGCTTCTGAAACTGATGAACTAGAGTGTGGGAGAGGAAAGTGGAATTCCGAGTGTAGCGGTGAAATGCGTAGAGATTCGGAGGAACACCAGTAGCGAAGGCGGCTTTCTGGACCATAACTGACGCTGAGGCACGAAAGCGTGGGGAGCAAACAGGATTAGATACCCTGGTAGTCCACGCTGTAAACGATGAATGCTAGGTGTCGGGGCTTACGGGTCTCGGTGCCGAAGTTAACACATTAAGCATTCCACCTGGGAAGTACGATCGCAAGATTGAAACTCAAAGGAATTGACGGGGACCCGCACAAGCGGTGGAGCATGTGGTTTAATTCGAAGCAACGCGAAGAACCTTACCTAAACTTGACATCCCGATGACCGGTCTTTAATCGGACCTTTCCTAGCTTGCTAGGACATTGGTGACAGGTGGTGCATGGTTGTCGTCAGCTCGTGTCGTGAGATGTTGGGTTAAGTCCCGCAACGAGCGCAACCCCTATCTTTAGTAGCCAGCATTAAGTTGGGCACTCTAGAGAGACTGCCAGGGATAACTTGGAGGAAGGTGGGGATGACGTCAAATCATCATGCCCCTTATGTTTAGGGCTACACACGTGCTACAATGGCTGCTACAAAGGGAAGCGATCTCGCGAGAGTCAGCAAACCTCAAAAAAGCAGTCCCAGTTCGGATTGTAGTCTGCAACTCGACTACATGAAGTTGGAATCGCTAGTAATCGCGAATCAGAATGTCGCGGTGAATACGTTCCCGGGTCTTGTACACACCGCCCGTCACACCATGGGAGTTGGGGGGCCCAACGCCGGTGACCCAACCCTTCGGGGAGGGAGCCGTCTAAGGCAAAACCAATAACTGGGGTGAAGTCGTAACAAGGTAGCCGTATCGGAAGGTGCGGCTGGATCACCTCCTTTCTAAGGATAGAAATCGATGGTTTGTTAGTTACTATTTTATTTTGAAAGTTCATTGAACTAAATGAATATTTCACTCATTTGTGGTGATGATGCGCTTAGGGGAAACACCCGTTTCCATTCCGAACACGTAGGTTAAGACCTAAGCGGCTGATGGTACTTGTCGGGAGACTGACTGGGAGAGTAAGTGGTTGCCACATTTATGGGGGTTTAGCTCAGTTGGGAGAGCACCTGCCTTGCACGCAGGGGGTCAAGGGTTCGAATCCCTTAATCTCCACTGTCCTTATAATAGGACAATTTGTACTTTGAAAACTAAACACAATTTAAAATAGATTTGTAAGTTATAGCAATATAACTTGCGCCTAACGATAAATGTACACGCATTGTATAATGCAAAAATGTTTGTCAGGGTGTAAAATCTACAATTTAACCGATATAGTCAGAAATGACTTAAAACATTCTTTGTTTTTATCAGAAATGATAATTAACAAGGCACCAATCATGTGAAAACATGATTAGACCGCTCAATAATGAGCAATAGGTCAAGCTACTAAGAGCGTAGAGTGGATGCCTTGGCACCGAGAGCCGATGAAGGACGTGATAAGCTGCGAAAAGCTACGGGGAGTTGCAAATAAACTTTGATCCGTAGATATCCGAATGGGGAAACCTGGCAGAGCAAACCTCTGTCATCCTATAGCCAATACATAACTATAGGAAGGGAACGAAGGGAACTGAAACATCTAAGTACCTTCAGGAGGAGAAAGAAACATCGATTTCCTAAGTAGCGGCGAGCGAAAGGGAAACAGGCCAAACCAGATTACTTGTAATCTGGGGTTGAGGACTGCGACATGGCAAGAATGCGGATAGCTGAAGAGTCTGGAAAGTCTCATCAAAGAGGGTGATAATCCCGTAAGCGAAATCCAAGTGAAGCCTAGCAGTATCCAGAGTACCACGAGACACGAGAAACCTTGTGGGAAGCCGGGGGACCACCCCCCAAGCCTAAATACTCCTCGGTGACCGATAGCGCATAGTACTGTGAAGGAAAGGTGAAAAGAACCCCGGGAGGGGAGTGAAAGAGAACCTGAAACTCTATGTTTACAAGCAGTGGAAGCACCATATGATGTGCAACCGCGTACTTTTTGTAGAACGGTCCGGCGAGTTACTAGCTGTGGCAAGGTTAAGTACCAGGAGGTACGAAGCCGAAGGGAAACCAAGTCTGAATAGGGCGCCAAAATAGTCATTGTTAGTAGACCCGAAACCGGGTGACCTACCCATGTGCAGGATGAAGTTACCGTAAAAGGTAATGGAGGTCCGAACTCACATCTGTTGAAAAAGGTGGAGATGACGTGTGGGTAGCGGAGAAATTCCAATCGAACCCGGAGATAGCTGGTTCTCCTCGAAATAGCTTTAGGGCTAGCGTTGATAG
Coding sequences:
- a CDS encoding C39 family peptidase; the encoded protein is MKKVILFILCTVVIITSVGGAYIYYVKHSGGALPTFINKPTSSKKYIIKKAGNIVAEADTEEEAVSKAEKIKRSIAINTLNNEWVYSSFKPFLIITDTAVHDFDNFKEAVNYAKDNNHEKIYFNSDSNLVWKNQNKEIEIEPLNVPLIRQYPELPRGCEVTSLAMLLQYMNIDIDKMTLAKNIKKDDTTYYKDNKGRIYYGNPYDGFVGDMYNIKNNGYGVYHGPITELAKEYVGDSAIDLTGVEFSDITYFLKQGYPIWVITNATYKPLNDTYFEIWHTPSGIVKTTNKLHAVIITGIDKENVYINDPFSTYPNKAVNKNDFKLAWEQMGHQAITIIK
- the gyrA gene encoding DNA gyrase subunit A, producing MDTNDVTYDRIIHRDINDEMQNCYIDYAMSVIVSRALPDVRDGLKPVHRRILYSMSELGLGSDKQYRKSARIVGDTMGKYHPHGDSSIYGAMVRMAQEFSTRYPLVDGQGNFGSIDGDSPAAMRYTEARMSKMTALMLADIDKDTVEFRPNFDESSKEPCVLPSRFPNLLVNGSSGIAVGMATNIPPHNLTEVVNGVIRMIDNYMGENEEHEVRETEIEELMAIIEGPDFPTGATIYGRYGIDQAYRTGRGKVKVKAKAEIEAMQGGKNRIVVTEIPYMVNKSSLIEKMADLVKERKIDGITDIRDESDRNGISMVIELRRDVNPTVILNQLYKYTQLQDTFSINMLALVDDKPKVLNLKQILEEYLKHQKEVVTRRTQFELNKAEARAHILEGLRKALDNIDLVVSLIRESANVQEAKDKLMEAIELTEIQAQAIVEMRLRALTGLEREKIDQEYAELLEKIEYLKSILASEYKLLSVIKDEITEVKQKYGDGRRTDITIDEDEYDIEDLIDEENIVVTITQLGYIKRIPLDTYKNQNRGGKGIIGVNTIEDDFIKQLFVTTNFNYIMFFTNKGKAYRIKGYRIPEAGRTARGTAIVNLLELDKDEKITAVFPIKEFEDNTFLTMVTKKGQIKKTPLKDFRNIRKGGLIALSLNEEDELVDVHQTTSKDAILVATRNGQGIMFDATDVRPMGRTARGVRAINLGETDEVIGATVPKEGEQILTTTEKGLGKRTQIEAFRAQKRGGKGLRINKITEKTGCIIGVASVSEEDELLLITSQGIIIRIKVAQISSIGRNAQGVKLINVADDVQVVCMEKVNEEFIDDNVEEASITEVSDEDIVDEQE